The Leadbetterella byssophila DSM 17132 DNA window AGCCGAATATTTGTTTTGCTTTGTTAATGTCCCGCACCAACAAAGTAACGTCAAAACCTGCGTTGATAAATTCTTTTGTAACAGGTTGTCCCAACATTCCTGTCGCACCGATTATTGCTATTTTCTTCATGTTGTCCTATCGTTTTGAAGTGTCGCTTAAAATGGCTGCTAACGTTTTTGCGCTTGGCGTTCGTGCGGGATTCCGGAGTACAAAACTGTCAACCCAGCACTAAAGTTGATTTGAAAAACTGCACTTGAGTTTAAGAACGTCACCCCGCATGACGCCAAACGCATGTTATTCGGTCGGCTTTCTTTTCTGTCGTGTGTTATTGTCATTATAAACACTTTAAAAAGTCGTCTTCGGATAAAATTTCAAGTGAAGAACCTTTTTCTATTAGGCTAATTGCTTTTTTCTGTTTGCTACTCATTCCGTCTTCTCCAACAACTCTATAATCTTGTTGTCCAACGACTAAAAAATCTGTTTCTTTTGTTACACCATTCCCCAAAATTCCGCCTATGTCTGCAATTGTTTGTTGTGCTTCTGCTCTTACCATTGATGACAATGCTCCCGTAAACACAACTGTTCTTCCATAGAAAATACTTTCGGTGTTGTGTTTTGTGGGGTCTCCTTCAATTTTTGTTAAGTCTTTAGCTTTATAAATTCTCTTTGTCTCAGCAGGTTTGTAACCACCGTTATACAATTGGCCAACTGTTGTTTTTAGTTTTTCAGGGAAATCGTCAATAGAAGATACTCCTGCAATCTCAAAAGCCTTTAAAGTCAGTTCCGCTGTTGCTTTACTGTCGGCTCCTGCTCTGTGATGCTTGAGGTTGATGTTATTTACTTTGCAAAGTGTTTTTAAGTCGTAAGCAGGAAGTCCTTGCCATACTTTCTTAGAAAAAATATAACTGCAAGAGTAATTCAATGTTGGAAATGGAAGTTGATATGCTTCAAGTGTCCTTCTTAAAACACTGATGTCAAAACCTGCATTGTGAGCAATTAAAAATTTGTTCTCAACGAGAGGTTTTATTTCTGACCACAGTTCGTTAAACTCTGGTTTGTCCGCAACGTGTTCAGGTCTTATTCCGTGAATTAAAATATTGAAATAGTCAAACTCGTCATACATCGGCTTAATTAACCAAGATTTTGTGTCAATTATTTGACCGTCTTGAACAAATGTCAAACCTATTTCGCACGGACTGTCACGTTGTGCTGTTGCTGTTTCAAAGTCAATAGTTACAAATTCCATTCTGTCTCGTTTTATGTTTTGCTGTCGTCTTTTAAGCTGACCGCTAACGGTTTTCGGGCTTTGCGTTTGGGCGGGTTTCGGAGCACAAAACTGTCAACCCAGCACTAAAGCCCAATTGGAAAACTTCACTTGAATTTAAGCACGTCACCCCGAATGACGCCAAACGCATGTTAGCGGTTCGGGCTTCTTTTTCTCTGTGTCTAATCACCCTAATTTGAAGCGTTATTAATTGCTTGTTTAAGCGTGTCAACTGTGTGATAATCTCCATTTTCAAGTTTTCTATGAAGCATCCTATGGCAATTTGAGCATACCAATGCTAAATCCTCAATTCGTGTTATTCGTTCTCCTGTCGAAATATGTATTTTATGGTGGCACTCTATGAAGTTAAATCCAATTTGTCCATAAGTTTTAAGGAAGTCAAATTTGCAACACTCACATTTAATTCGTCCATTATTTGCGTTTAATGCTTGTGTTTTGGCAAGTTGAACAATTTTTGAATTTCGTCTTGTCAATTCTTGCTTTATATGCTCTCTTATAATCTTATCCCCTTCAACTTCTCCAAATATACCATTAGGTTCTTGTGGTCGAAATATTTCATTTTGAACGTCTGGACAAAAATGGTTGTCAAACATTCTCCAAATGTCTTCTTGAGTTTCTGCTTCTGATAACCCAATATTGTTAGTTAGATTTATAATTGGATTTGTCAAGCCGCGATTAGGTTTGAAAAAGTTGTAATAGCCCGGGTTGGGGATAGCTGATATTGGGTTTGCTTTAGCAATAAGTTTTACTTCTCTACACCACTTATGGTCTGGATGTTCATTGTCTTCATGAATTGTGTCTGTAACTGGTGATACTAAGTGGGTAATGTGTACCTTGTAATTTCGTTGTCCATTTATTGAATTTGGTTTTTGGAATAAAACAATTATGTCGCCAATATTTGGTGTCGAAGCACTCCCACGTTTTGATTTTGGCCAGTTTAACCAAAATGTAGAACCACAACTCACGTCATCATATGCCCAACCGTCACCTTGATTTCTCTTTACATTTTTTATCCAAATTATATTTTCCGAACTATACATTAGTCTTGTTTTTATTTATTGGTTGTCGTTTTATAGCTTGACCGCTAACGGTTTCGGGCTTTGCGTTGGTGGGCTTTTGAAACCGAAAACTGTCTGCCAGCACCAACGTTTATTAATTGCTCAAATATTTCTATTCGTACTGTCCGCCCACTAATGCAAAACCCGTGTTAGCAGTAGGCTTTTACTTCAATTATCTTCTCACTAAAGTCAGACATTAAATATACTTTGTCGAACTTAGATTCCGTTCTGTAGTCCAAACTCTCGTCAAGCTCAAAAGACGCTGAATTTAAGGAGCCAACCATTAATACCAACCAAAATTCATTTATTGAATTAGATTGACCATAGTATTTTTCCAATTTATTTTCTTTAATCGAAATCGCATTTTGAAGTTCTTGGAGGGGCAATTTTTTCCCTCTGAAATTAGTTTCTAAGTACGAAAATGAAACAACGCTGTTCGGCATTATTACTATTTCTTCGATAAAGTCTGGCTGATTTTGATAATTCCCATTTTTTGCCTCGTTGACAAATACGTTAATTGCTTGAATTATATTCTTCTTGTCACTTTGTTCAAAATTTAAGGTGTCATTTTTTAATCGAAATGTCGCACAAATTTCACTTTCAGGGTTGTTTTTTTGATACTCTTTAGCAGCTGCATTAAATAAATTTGATATTGAATATACGCGTTGCGATTTTTCTGTGTCAACAATTCGAGTATGCTCCAAGCCAATTGTTTTATTATCAAATTTAATAATGAAATCAGGGTTGGGCGGTTGGGGTTTGTCAGCAATTCTTAATTCTGGGTTTATTCGATATAGGAATTTACCAATCTGACATACTTCCAATATCTCTTTGTCTTGGAGATTATATTTATTGATAACGGGATTAATAATCAATCCCATGTCGTGACTTTGGTTTTTCAGAGCTTCAATTCCATTTCCTATGTCGTTAAGGTCTATTCTCATAAGCTTTCTGCTAACGTTTTCGGGCTTTGCGTTCGGGCGGGTTTCGGAGCACAAAACTGTCAATACACCACAAATGTTGATGCGAGGTAGAATGTTCAATTAACCACGTCACCCGCCATTGAGCCAAACGCCTGTTATAAGCCGTTTTTTTATTTGTCATTCGTGTCAATTAGTTCAAAAATTAGTTCTGTTAAAGTCTGCAAGTCACTTTCAATAGTGCCTTTCATATATCGTTCATAAACACTTTTGTTGTCTGGCGGGTTGAGATTAAGTGTCAAGCCTTTTTCTACTGCCAACAATCTTAAAAACTCTCTTTGTGTTCGTCCGTTTCCTTCTCTGAATGGGTGTAAATAGTTGACGTTATCTAGAATTTCAGCTAATTTCTCAGCTAGCAGTTGTTTGTTGTCTTTCGGAATTTTCTTGAAGTCGGCAATTAATTGGTTAATGTATCTAAAAGCGTTGTCAAAGTGCGAAGTAGGGAAGAACTGCTTACCGTCTTTGCTAATTTCAACTGTCCGCTTTTTGCCTGCCCAAACGTATATGTCTTGAAATAAATGTCTGTGAATTTCAAAAAGGCTGTCAATACTCTTGATTTTTATGGGGTTTTCGTAAAGTTCTTGAAGTCGTTTTGTTACTGCACCACTCTCAACGAAGAGCAATACATCGGGGTCCGTTATGTCCTGTAAATTTCTTAAAAGTCCTGTCTTCGGGTCCGTGTATGTGAAGTCAGGGTCTATGTATTTGTAGGAATTAGACATAGGCTTTTTGTTTGGCAAACGCAACAAGTTCTGTTAGAGATATTTTTCCTGTCACATAGTCCCTT harbors:
- a CDS encoding exonuclease domain-containing protein, which gives rise to MEFVTIDFETATAQRDSPCEIGLTFVQDGQIIDTKSWLIKPMYDEFDYFNILIHGIRPEHVADKPEFNELWSEIKPLVENKFLIAHNAGFDISVLRRTLEAYQLPFPTLNYSCSYIFSKKVWQGLPAYDLKTLCKVNNINLKHHRAGADSKATAELTLKAFEIAGVSSIDDFPEKLKTTVGQLYNGGYKPAETKRIYKAKDLTKIEGDPTKHNTESIFYGRTVVFTGALSSMVRAEAQQTIADIGGILGNGVTKETDFLVVGQQDYRVVGEDGMSSKQKKAISLIEKGSSLEILSEDDFLKCL
- a CDS encoding Fic/DOC family protein; the encoded protein is MSNSYKYIDPDFTYTDPKTGLLRNLQDITDPDVLLFVESGAVTKRLQELYENPIKIKSIDSLFEIHRHLFQDIYVWAGKKRTVEISKDGKQFFPTSHFDNAFRYINQLIADFKKIPKDNKQLLAEKLAEILDNVNYLHPFREGNGRTQREFLRLLAVEKGLTLNLNPPDNKSVYERYMKGTIESDLQTLTELIFELIDTNDK
- a CDS encoding HNH endonuclease; the encoded protein is MYSSENIIWIKNVKRNQGDGWAYDDVSCGSTFWLNWPKSKRGSASTPNIGDIIVLFQKPNSINGQRNYKVHITHLVSPVTDTIHEDNEHPDHKWCREVKLIAKANPISAIPNPGYYNFFKPNRGLTNPIINLTNNIGLSEAETQEDIWRMFDNHFCPDVQNEIFRPQEPNGIFGEVEGDKIIREHIKQELTRRNSKIVQLAKTQALNANNGRIKCECCKFDFLKTYGQIGFNFIECHHKIHISTGERITRIEDLALVCSNCHRMLHRKLENGDYHTVDTLKQAINNASN